Proteins co-encoded in one Maylandia zebra isolate NMK-2024a linkage group LG16, Mzebra_GT3a, whole genome shotgun sequence genomic window:
- the LOC101464088 gene encoding olfactory receptor 8D1-like — translation MDEESNATYLTLDWYTEINKYRYIFFFVMFTLYILIICTNSTILYLIWNHKNLHEPMYIFIAALLLNSVLYSTTVYPKLLIDFSSEKQVTTYSACLFQFFIFYTLVLSEFLLLAAMAYDRYVAICKPLEYQTIMRKTTVGIFLVVAWLVPACQVAVQAIASAEAKLCDSNIKGIFCNNAVYTLQCERSKLITIFGVVIVLDLAILPMLFIVFTYTKIFIVSHRSCKEIRKKAAETCLPHLLVLLSLSVFFVYDVSIARANPDFPKTTRIIMTLQIMLYQPLLNPFIYGLKMKEISKHLNKLLSQTNISPCIKT, via the coding sequence ATGGATGAAGAGTCAAATGCTACCTATCTAACTCTGGACTGGTACACAGAGATTAACAAGTAcagatatattttcttttttgttatgtttacattatatattCTAATAATCTGCACTAATTCTACTATTCTGTATCTCATCTGGAATCATAAAAACCTCCATGAGCCTATGTACATTTTCATTGCAGCATTGCTACTGAACTCTGTTCTTTACAGCACAACTGTTTACCCAAAACTGCTGATTGACTTTTCATCTGAAAAACAAGTCACAACATATTCAGCCTGTCTCTTtcagttctttatattttacactCTAGTTTTATCAGAGTTCCTTCTGTTGGCTGCCATGGCCTATGACAGATATGTGGCTATATGTAAACCTCTGGAATATCAAACTATCATGAGAAAAACTACTGTGGGTATTTTCCTGGTCGTGGCTTGGCTTGTACCTGCTTGTCAAGTTGCTGTCCAAGCAATAGCAAGTGCTGAAGCTAAACTGTGTGACTCTAATATAAAAggaatattttgtaataatgcAGTTTACACTCTTCAGTGTGAAAGATCAAAATTAATTACCATCTTTGGTGTGGTCATTGTATTAGATCTTGCAATTCTTCCTATGCTCTTTATAGTtttcacatacacaaaaatcTTTATAGTTTCTCATCGAAGTTGTAAAGAAATTAGGAAGAAAGCTGCAGAGACTTGTTTACCCCATCTCTTAGTTTTATtaagtctctctgtgttttttgtgtatgaTGTAAGCATAGCTCGTGCAAATCCAGATTTTCCAAAAACCACACGCATAATAATGACATTACAAATAATGCTCTATCAGCCTTTGCTAAATCCATTCATTTATGGACTCAAAATGAAGGAAATTTCTAAACATCTAAATAAGCTGCTTTCTCAGACCAACATCAGTCCTTGTATTAAAACTTAA